The following coding sequences lie in one Paenibacillus durus ATCC 35681 genomic window:
- a CDS encoding methyl-accepting chemotaxis protein encodes MKTKHGIKWNFHSVKSKLILSFLCILLLPSLAIGGASYFTARNKVNDDLRHSASSNVNLLNQMIEKNIHEKMKAIDFLSQQVEVNNIISGSGAENPEIKALLVSFKALHPDLETVFASNDQGAILSATKLNLPKGFDPRTRPQYIKAMQNKDKAIITDTYISASTNSTVVTIAKATKDGHGIVGANFSLAELSKMVAGVKIGSQGYVILIDNQRKYLVSPGVKVGDTAKLEVIDRMFKSGSDELDYVNERDGKTKKLIFATNALTGWKIAGTWYIDEVKREAAPIFQTTLIVLIAAMAAGLALILFIIRSITSPLRLLKEASEKLAEGDLSAHVEVKSKDELGQLGSTFNLMIDSLRGVLIEVSELSDQLAASAEQLAVSSEQTVKATEHIAGATEKMSDGAEKQVGTVDQGVKTVYEITARIQEIAAAAQLVTDTSNKTATLSAEGTQAIGSAAEQMDSIDSSVENLARLIQVLSHTSQKIGEVTKAITQFSGQTGMLSLNASIEAARAGEHGRGFAVVASEVKKLSDQSARSAQEISLLVRNIQEEIGNVQASMDASTQEVKGGMLTVGTAGSLFSQIERFVDEVNDQIGGVSSAVKQISGGASEMNETIDSIAHVARSNATETENISAAAQEQLASMEEISSSSADLSRMAEEMHRLVDRFKL; translated from the coding sequence TTGAAAACAAAGCATGGCATAAAGTGGAATTTTCATTCGGTCAAAAGCAAGCTGATATTGTCTTTTTTGTGCATTTTGCTTTTGCCCAGTCTGGCGATCGGCGGCGCTTCTTATTTTACCGCACGTAACAAAGTCAATGATGACTTAAGGCATTCGGCATCTTCCAATGTAAATCTGCTGAATCAAATGATCGAGAAGAACATTCATGAAAAAATGAAAGCCATTGATTTCTTATCCCAGCAGGTGGAGGTCAATAACATCATTTCCGGATCGGGTGCTGAAAATCCTGAAATCAAAGCGCTGCTTGTCAGCTTCAAAGCGCTGCATCCGGATTTGGAAACGGTGTTTGCTTCAAATGACCAAGGGGCTATACTTAGCGCGACTAAATTGAATCTGCCCAAAGGCTTCGACCCAAGGACAAGACCTCAATATATCAAGGCAATGCAGAATAAAGACAAGGCCATTATCACAGATACATATATATCCGCTTCAACGAATAGTACGGTCGTTACCATAGCGAAGGCGACGAAGGATGGGCACGGGATCGTGGGGGCGAATTTCAGCCTGGCCGAGTTAAGTAAAATGGTGGCGGGAGTGAAAATCGGCTCACAGGGCTATGTCATTTTGATCGATAATCAGAGGAAATATCTGGTGTCCCCGGGTGTGAAGGTTGGCGATACGGCTAAATTAGAGGTGATCGATCGTATGTTCAAATCCGGTTCGGACGAACTGGATTATGTAAATGAGAGGGACGGAAAGACTAAGAAATTGATATTTGCCACCAATGCTCTCACCGGATGGAAAATAGCAGGCACATGGTACATAGATGAAGTGAAGCGAGAGGCTGCCCCGATTTTCCAGACGACGCTTATTGTTCTAATCGCAGCTATGGCAGCGGGTTTGGCCTTGATTTTGTTTATTATCCGTTCGATCACTTCTCCGCTGCGTTTACTTAAGGAAGCTTCCGAGAAGCTCGCTGAGGGAGATTTGTCGGCTCACGTGGAGGTGAAATCGAAGGATGAGCTGGGGCAGCTTGGATCAACCTTCAACCTGATGATTGATTCGCTGAGGGGAGTACTTATTGAAGTAAGCGAATTGTCCGATCAGTTGGCCGCTTCGGCGGAGCAGCTCGCGGTGAGTTCGGAGCAGACCGTCAAGGCGACCGAGCATATTGCGGGAGCGACGGAAAAAATGTCGGATGGGGCGGAAAAACAGGTTGGAACGGTAGATCAAGGGGTTAAGACCGTTTATGAAATAACTGCCCGCATCCAGGAAATTGCCGCCGCCGCCCAGTTGGTCACGGATACCTCGAACAAAACGGCGACGTTGTCAGCGGAAGGCACTCAAGCCATCGGAAGCGCCGCAGAGCAGATGGATTCCATCGACAGTTCAGTCGAAAACTTAGCGCGGCTTATTCAAGTATTGTCCCATACTTCGCAAAAGATCGGTGAAGTGACGAAGGCCATTACCCAATTTTCCGGACAAACGGGCATGCTCTCGCTGAATGCTTCCATCGAAGCGGCCAGAGCGGGAGAGCATGGACGGGGGTTTGCGGTGGTGGCCAGTGAAGTGAAGAAGCTGTCCGACCAGTCGGCGCGGTCTGCGCAAGAAATCTCCTTGCTGGTCCGCAATATCCAAGAAGAGATTGGCAACGTTCAGGCTTCTATGGATGCTTCCACACAAGAAGTTAAGGGAGGCATGCTTACGGTGGGAACCGCAGGAAGTCTGTTCTCGCAGATCGAGCGGTTTGTGGATGAGGTGAATGATCAAATCGGCGGCGTCTCATCGGCAGTTAAGCAAATTTCGGGTGGGGCGTCGG
- the nth gene encoding endonuclease III translates to MKISDVRHILDTIGEMFPDADCELNHSNAFELTIAVLLSAQCTDATVNKVTADLFRKYKTPLDYVSVPLEELEQDIRRIGLYRNKAKHIQNLCSILIDQYGGKVPQAHDQLVTLPGVGRKTANVVVSNAFGVPAIAVDTHVERVSKRLGLAGWKDSVLEVEKKLMKAVPKNEWTLTHHRLIFFGRYHCKAQNPKCQVCPLLDVCREGKKRMKTLQVSKAKK, encoded by the coding sequence ATGAAGATTTCAGATGTCCGCCACATTCTGGATACAATTGGCGAGATGTTTCCGGATGCGGACTGTGAGCTTAACCACAGCAATGCGTTCGAGCTGACGATTGCCGTGCTGCTGTCGGCCCAATGCACGGACGCAACCGTAAACAAAGTCACCGCAGACTTGTTCCGAAAGTATAAGACACCGCTGGATTATGTTTCCGTCCCGCTGGAGGAACTGGAGCAAGACATACGGCGGATCGGCCTTTACCGTAATAAGGCAAAGCATATTCAGAATTTGTGCTCAATTCTGATCGATCAGTATGGCGGGAAAGTGCCGCAGGCCCACGATCAGTTGGTTACCCTTCCGGGGGTGGGACGAAAGACAGCCAATGTGGTCGTATCCAACGCCTTCGGCGTGCCTGCGATTGCCGTGGATACGCATGTTGAGAGGGTATCGAAGCGTCTGGGGCTCGCGGGATGGAAGGATTCAGTGCTGGAGGTTGAGAAGAAGCTGATGAAGGCGGTCCCGAAGAATGAATGGACGCTGACGCATCACCGGCTGATTTTTTTCGGAAGATATCACTGCAAGGCGCAGAATCCGAAATGCCAGGTATGCCCGCTTCTGGATGTATGCCGCGAAGGGAAGAAACGTATGAAAACCTTGCAGGTAAGCAAAGCTAAGAAATAG